In the genome of Cronobacter malonaticus LMG 23826, one region contains:
- the trpS gene encoding tryptophan--tRNA ligase — protein MSKPIVFSGAQPSGELTIGNYMGALRQWVNMQDDYHCIYCIVDQHAITVRQDPAALRKATLDTLALYLACGIDPKKSTIFVQSHVPEHAQLGWALNCYTYFGELSRMTQFKDKSARYAENINAGLFDYPVLMAADILLYQTNLVPVGEDQKQHLELSRDIAQRFNAIYGDIFRVPEPFIPKSGARVMSLLEPTKKMSKSDDNRNNVIGLLEDPKSVVKKIKRAVTDSDEPPVVRYDVANKAGVSNLLDILSAVTGQSIPELEQHFEGKMYGHLKGEVAEAVSGMLTELQERYHRYRNDEAFLQSVMKEGAEKARAHAGETLKKVYESIGFVAQP, from the coding sequence ATGAGTAAGCCCATCGTTTTTAGTGGCGCACAGCCATCCGGAGAACTGACCATCGGTAACTACATGGGTGCGCTGCGTCAGTGGGTTAACATGCAGGATGATTACCACTGCATCTACTGCATCGTGGATCAGCATGCCATCACTGTGCGTCAGGACCCGGCCGCGCTGCGCAAAGCCACGCTGGATACGCTGGCGCTCTATCTCGCCTGCGGCATCGACCCGAAAAAGAGCACCATCTTCGTGCAGTCTCACGTGCCGGAGCACGCGCAGCTGGGCTGGGCGCTGAACTGCTACACCTATTTCGGCGAACTGAGCCGCATGACGCAGTTCAAAGACAAATCCGCGCGCTACGCGGAAAACATCAACGCCGGTCTGTTTGATTACCCGGTGCTGATGGCGGCGGATATTCTGCTGTACCAGACCAATCTGGTGCCGGTGGGCGAAGATCAGAAACAGCACCTGGAGCTGAGCCGCGATATCGCGCAGCGCTTCAACGCCATCTACGGCGATATTTTCCGCGTGCCGGAGCCGTTCATCCCGAAATCGGGCGCTCGCGTAATGTCACTGCTGGAGCCGACCAAAAAGATGTCCAAGTCGGATGACAACCGCAATAACGTCATCGGCCTGCTGGAAGATCCGAAATCCGTTGTGAAGAAAATCAAACGCGCGGTGACCGATTCTGACGAGCCGCCGGTGGTGCGCTATGACGTGGCGAATAAAGCGGGCGTCTCTAACCTGCTGGATATTCTGTCTGCCGTGACCGGCCAGAGCATCCCGGAACTGGAGCAGCATTTCGAAGGCAAAATGTATGGCCATCTGAAAGGCGAAGTGGCAGAGGCCGTCTCCGGCATGCTCACCGAGCTTCAGGAACGCTATCACCGCTACCGCAACGACGAAGCCTTCCTGCAAAGCGTGATGAAAGAAGGGGCCGAGAAAGCCCGCGCGCACGCTGGCGAAACGCTGAAGAAAGTGTATGAATCCATCGGGTTTGTGGCGCAGCCGTAA
- a CDS encoding YhfL family protein, whose translation MKHVIKLAMLAAVLSSLTACTGHVENKNKTCSYDYLLHPAISISKMIGGCGPAADQ comes from the coding sequence ATGAAACATGTCATTAAACTCGCGATGCTGGCCGCCGTACTCTCCTCACTGACCGCCTGCACCGGCCATGTCGAAAATAAAAACAAAACCTGCAGCTACGACTATCTGCTTCACCCGGCGATTTCTATTTCGAAAATGATCGGCGGCTGCGGCCCGGCAGCGGACCAGTAA